TGATGCCGAGCGCCAAGGTCAGCGTGGTGGGCATCGCCCGTGACGAGGAGACCCTGCAGCCCGAGCCGTATTTCGAGAAGTTCGTCGGCCAGCTGGGCGAACGCATGGCCCTGATCATCGACCCGATGCTGGCCACCGGCGGTTCGATGGTGGCCACGGTCGACATGCTCAAGCGCAAGGGCTGCACCCAGGTGCGTGCGCTGGTGCTGGTGGCGGCGCCCGAAGGCATCGCGCTGATGAACGAGAAGCACCCCGACGTCGAGATCTTCACCGCGAGCATCGACAGCCACCTCAACGAGCACGGCTACATCATTCCCGGGCTGGGCGACGCGGGCGACAAGATCTTCGGTACCCGCCACAACTGACTTGCGGCACGCGGCGGCGTGCCACCCCCTTTCCCTCAAAACGATAATGCCCCGCCGGCCGGCGCCGGTGCCAAGGGGCGGAGAACGACCATGCGTGAAGTCCCGATCGAGTCGCCCGAGCCGTTGTGGCGGCAGGCCATTTCCGGCGCCCAGATCCTGTTCGTCGCCTTCGGCGCGCTGGTGCTGGTGCCCCTGCTCACCGGCCTCAATCCGAGCCTGGCCCTGCTCGGCGCCGGCGTCGGCACCCTGTTGTTCCAGCTCGTCACCGGTCGCCAGGTACCGATCTTCCTCGGCTCCAGCTTCGCCTTCATCGCGCCGATCATCTTCAGCATCCAGACCTGGGGCGTGCCGGCCACGATGGGCGCGCTGGCCTGTGTCTCGCTGATGTATTTCCTGTTCGCCGGCCTGGTGTGGAAGCACGGCGCGGAGATCGTCCATCGCTACATGCCGCCGGTCGTGGTGGGGCCGATCATCATGATCATCGGCCTGTCGCTGGCTGCGGTCGGCGTCAACATGGCGATGGGCCGTAGCGGCGACGGCAAGCTCGAGCTGGTGCCCTACGCGACCGCGCTGACGGTGGCGGGGATCGCCTTCGGCACCACGGTGCTGGTGGCGGTATTCGCGCGCGGCTTCTTCAGGCTGGTGCCGATCCTGGCCGGCGTGGGCGCGGGCTACATCGCCGCGATCCTGTTCGGGCTGGTCGATTTCGGCAAGGTAGCTGAGGCGCCCTGGTTCTCGATGCCCACTTTCGTGGCGCCGAGCTTCGAGCTGGCCGCGATCCTGTTCATGCTGCCGGCGGCCTTGGCGCCGGCGATCGAACACGTGGGCGACGTGCTGGCCATCGGCGGCGTCACCGGCAAGGACTACACCGAGAAGCCCGGCCTGCACCGCACGCTGGCGGGCGACGGCCTGGGCGTGCTGTTCGCCGGCATGGTCGGCGGGCCGCCGATCACCACCTACTCGGAAGTGACCGGCGCGGTGACCCTGACCCGGAATTTCAACCCGGCGATCATGACCTGGGCGGCGGTGCTCGCGATCATCATGGCCTTCTTTGGCAAGTTCAACGCGCTGCTGGCGACGATTCCCGCGCCGGTGATGGGCGGCATCATGATGCTGATGTTCGGCTCGGTGGCCAGCGTGGGCCTGAATACCCTGATCAAGGCGCGAGTCGATCTGGACGAGCCACGCAACCTCGTGATCGTGTCCGCAGTGCTGGTGATGGGGATCGGCGGCCTGGCGCTGAACTTCGACGGCATGACCCTGCAGGGGGTGAGCCTGTGCGGCGTGGTCGCCGTACTGCTCAACCTCGTGCTGCCCGCTGCGAAATCGCGCGGCTGAGCGCGCCGAGCAGCCGTCCCAGCACCGGGGCGGCCACGGGCAGCAGCGCCGCCAGTGGGCGGCCCCGCGCCTGGCGCAGCAGCAGCCAGCCGACCCAGGCGCGCCTGGCCAGGCGCAGGGTGAGGCGGGGTTTGAGCGCGAGCACGGTCAGCACGCCGATCGACAGCAGCGGCGCCTTTTCCTTTGCCCAGGCGAGGTGTTCGCGCGCGGCGTCGAGGCGATCGAGGGTCGCATCGATGCCCCTCAGGCGATGGACCATGTCGTCGCGCTGCGCTTCGGCGCGAAGCTGAAGGCGCTGCTTGCGCAGGGCGATCTCGACGAGGCGCGGGTTCATGACGGGCCGGTCAGTGGCGCTCAGTCACGCGGTTTCAGTGCGTCGCGGTCGCGCGCGAGTTCGGCGAGACTGGCGGCGAACAGGCGACTGCCGCGCTTGAACTCGCGCGCCGCATTGCTGCCCGCGAGCAGGCCGCCGACCAGACACACCGCGGTCGAGATGCCGAGCGCAAGCAGGCGATGTTCCTCCCAGAACAGCACGGTGAGGAACACCATCAGGAAGACCAGGCCGAAGCCCAGCAGCAGCCCGCACAGCACGATGTTGATCGCGAGTCCGGACAGGCGCAGCTTCTCTTCCTGAAGCTCGAGCGCCAGCAACTCCAGCCGCGTCTGCACCGTCTGCAGGCCGGCATCGACGATGCCGTGCAGACTGTCGGCCAGACGCGGCTTCGGTTCGGCAGCCATCTACGGGATCAGCGACGGCCGGCGAGCAGGCCGAGCAGGAAGGCGACGCCGGCGGCGACGCCCAGCGACTGCCACGGATGTTCATGCACGTAGTCGTCGGTGGCGCGCGCGGCCTTCTTGCCCGAGTCGATAATCGCAGCTTCCGCTTCCGAGATGCGTTCCTTGGCCGCTGCGAGGCGTTCGCCCATCCGGCCGCGGACATCGCCCAGTTTCTCGCCCGTCTGGCCGGCAGTCAGTTTCAGCAGTTCCTCGGCGTCGGCGATGATGGCCTTGAGGTCGCCAACGAGCTTGTCCTTGGGAGGGGTGGTGGTCGTGCTCATGATGAGTCTCCTTCTTCCGTCATGACAAATGGACAACTGCTCTACTGACACAAGGCTAACCCCCTGTGTTCCCGAAGGCAATCGACGATCGGTAACAAAGCGCGGCCTAGAGCGGGCTTCGCGGGGCGCAAGGCCGCACTGTGCGAGTGCAGTGAACAGGATCGAGGGGCGCGTGATTTTCCGTCAGGCAATCCCGGTATAGTCGGTAAAACCCGGAGGTCATCAATGCCGTCCGCAGGCAAGCGGCTGCGGCAAGGTGTGCCGGGCCGACGAACGCACGCCCTGATCTCGATGACGACACCCAACGAAACGACCGCTCCGTCTGCCGCCTTCCTGCCCGACTACCTGTCCCGCACCTACGCCTGGGCGTACCTGAATCCGCGGACGATGCCCTGGCTCGACCGCATGCCCGTCGTCTCGGCGATCCTGTGGGGCAACGCGGGACGGTTGATGCGCTGGGCGGCCGACCGGTTTGCGCCGGGCGAGAGTGTGCTGCAGGCGGCGTGCGTGTATGGCGCGCTGTCGCCGATGCTGGCCTGCCGTGTCGGCGTCGGTGGGCGGCTCGACGTCCGGGATGTGGCGCCTATCCAGATTGCGAACGTGCGCCGCAAGCTGGCGGGGATGCCTCAGGCGCGGGCCGAGGTCTTCGATCTGGAGACGCCCCTGGACGGGCGCTATGACGGGGTGTGCTGCTTCTTTCTGCTGCATGAAGTGCCCGAGCCGGAGCGCCGCCGCATCGTCGCCAATCTGCTCGCCGCAGTGAAACCGGGCGGCCGGGCCGTCTTCGTCGATTACCACCGCCCGCGTCGCGGCCATCTGCTGGCGCCGGTCATGGCGGTGGTGTTCCGCTGGCTCGAGCCCTTCGCCGAATCGCTGCTGGACGTGCCGCTCGAGAGCCTCGCGACCGAAGCGCGTGATTTCGACTGGCACAAGGAAACCCGCTTCGGCGGCCTGTACCAGCTTGTCGTCGCCACCCGGCGCTGAGGCGGCCGCCCTACACCTTCCAGTCGTAGTCGATCGTCAGCGGCGCGTGATCGGAGAAGCGCTGCGCCTTGTAGACGGCCGCGGCGGTCGCCGTGCTGGCGATCTCGGGCGTGGCGATCTGATAGTCGAGACGCCAGCCGACGTTCTTGGCCCAGGCCTGGCCGCGGTTCGACCACCACGTGTAGCATTCATCGGTCGCGTCCGGGTACAGGCGGCGATACACGTCGATCCAGCCCTGTTCGTCGAACAGCCGGCTGAGCCAGGCGCGCTCCTCGGGGAGGAAGCCGGAGTTCTTCTGGTTCGATTTCCAGTTCTTCAGGTCGATCTCGCGGTGCGCGATGTTCCAGTCGCCGCATACGACGACCTCCTGGCCGCTCTCGAACAGCGCGGCCATGTGGGGCAGGAAACGCGCCATGAACCCGAACTTGATCTGCAGGCGCTCCTCGGAGCTGGAGCCGGACGGCAGGTACAGCGACACCACCGACAGTCGTCCGAAGTCGAGCTGCAGGAAGCGGCCTTCGGCGTCGATGTCGGCGATGCCGAGACCCTCGATCACGCGGTCCGGCGTGTGCCGGCTGTAGATGCCGACGCCGCTGTAGCCCTTCTTCTCGGCGTGGTGGAACCAGCCCTTCATGCCGGCGGGCTCGCGCATGTCGGCACTCAGGTCGCCGGCCTGCGCCTTCAGTTCCTGCAGGCAGACGATGTCGGCCTGCTGTTCGGGCAGCCAGTCCAGCAGCCCCTTGCTGACGGCCGAGCGGATGCCGTTGAGGTTGAGGGAGATGATGCGTAACATGGGCGTTTTCCAGGAATGCTGCGCTGCAGCCGGAGAGCCGTGGATTTTAGCCGGGATTTCATCGCCCTCGCCTGCCGCAAGGGTGTGCTGCGCTTCGGCGCATTCGTCACCAAGGCGGGGCGCAATTCGCCCTACTTTTTCAATGCGGGGCTGTTCGATGACGGCGCTTCCTTCCGCGAGCTGTGCGGCTACTACGCGCGTGCGATCCAGGCTTCGGGCGTGGCCTGCGACATGCTGTTCGGGCCGGCCTACAAGGGTATCCCGCTGGTCGCCGGCACGGCGATCCGCATGGCCGAAGAGGGCGTCGACTTGCCGTTCGCCTTCAACCGCAAGGAAGCGAAGGACCACGGCGAGGGCGGTACGCTGATCGGTGCGCCGCTTCGCGGCCGGGTGCTGATCCTCGACGACGTGATCTCGGCGGGCACTTCGGTGCGCGAGTCGGTCGAGATCATCCGTGCGGCGGGCGCGACCCCGGCCGGCGTCGTGATTGCGCTCGATCGCATGGAGCGCGGCAAGGGCGAGTTGTCCGCGGTCCAGGAGGTGCGTGAGAATTACGGCATTCCGGTGATCGCGGTCGCCACCCTGGAAGACCTGATCGCCTACCTCGCAGACAGTCCGGACCTCGCAGCCAACCTCGACGCGGTGCGGGCCTATCGGGAGCGTTATGGGATTGCGTCGCGCTGAGCTCTGGTCGTTGTCGGGTGTCCTGCTGCTGGCGCTGTGGGCGCCCGAGGCAGCGTTCGCCCAGGCGCCGCGCGCGCGTACGATCTATTGCTGCGATGTCGGCGCCCAGCCGGTGTGCGGAGACATCCTGCCCGAGGCCTGCTATGGCCGTGCCTACCGCGAGGTGAGCCCTTCGGGGCTGGTGCGGCGCGTCGTTCCTGCACCGCTGTCGGCCGACGAGATCGCCCGCCGTAATGCCGAGGATCGCCAGCGCCGCCTCGACGAGGTGGCGCGCATGAAGCAGCAGCGCCTGGACGAGGCGCTGCTCGAAACCTACCGCAGCGTCGAGGATCTCGACCGCCGCCGCGACCGCGAAGTCGCGGATCTCGACCGGACCATCCATACGCTGCGCGAACGCGAG
This genomic window from Thauera humireducens contains:
- the upp gene encoding uracil phosphoribosyltransferase, which gives rise to MPIHEIRHPLVRHKIGLMREADISTKKFRELTAEIARLLAYEACKDFPMETVEIQGWAGPVQIEQIKGKKVTVVPILRAGLGMLDGVLDMMPSAKVSVVGIARDEETLQPEPYFEKFVGQLGERMALIIDPMLATGGSMVATVDMLKRKGCTQVRALVLVAAPEGIALMNEKHPDVEIFTASIDSHLNEHGYIIPGLGDAGDKIFGTRHN
- a CDS encoding phage holin family protein; translated protein: MAAEPKPRLADSLHGIVDAGLQTVQTRLELLALELQEEKLRLSGLAINIVLCGLLLGFGLVFLMVFLTVLFWEEHRLLALGISTAVCLVGGLLAGSNAAREFKRGSRLFAASLAELARDRDALKPRD
- a CDS encoding uracil-xanthine permease family protein produces the protein MREVPIESPEPLWRQAISGAQILFVAFGALVLVPLLTGLNPSLALLGAGVGTLLFQLVTGRQVPIFLGSSFAFIAPIIFSIQTWGVPATMGALACVSLMYFLFAGLVWKHGAEIVHRYMPPVVVGPIIMIIGLSLAAVGVNMAMGRSGDGKLELVPYATALTVAGIAFGTTVLVAVFARGFFRLVPILAGVGAGYIAAILFGLVDFGKVAEAPWFSMPTFVAPSFELAAILFMLPAALAPAIEHVGDVLAIGGVTGKDYTEKPGLHRTLAGDGLGVLFAGMVGGPPITTYSEVTGAVTLTRNFNPAIMTWAAVLAIIMAFFGKFNALLATIPAPVMGGIMMLMFGSVASVGLNTLIKARVDLDEPRNLVIVSAVLVMGIGGLALNFDGMTLQGVSLCGVVAVLLNLVLPAAKSRG
- the rquA gene encoding rhodoquinone biosynthesis methyltransferase RquA, producing MPSAGKRLRQGVPGRRTHALISMTTPNETTAPSAAFLPDYLSRTYAWAYLNPRTMPWLDRMPVVSAILWGNAGRLMRWAADRFAPGESVLQAACVYGALSPMLACRVGVGGRLDVRDVAPIQIANVRRKLAGMPQARAEVFDLETPLDGRYDGVCCFFLLHEVPEPERRRIVANLLAAVKPGGRAVFVDYHRPRRGHLLAPVMAVVFRWLEPFAESLLDVPLESLATEARDFDWHKETRFGGLYQLVVATRR
- a CDS encoding DUF883 family protein is translated as MSTTTTPPKDKLVGDLKAIIADAEELLKLTAGQTGEKLGDVRGRMGERLAAAKERISEAEAAIIDSGKKAARATDDYVHEHPWQSLGVAAGVAFLLGLLAGRR
- a CDS encoding exodeoxyribonuclease III codes for the protein MLRIISLNLNGIRSAVSKGLLDWLPEQQADIVCLQELKAQAGDLSADMREPAGMKGWFHHAEKKGYSGVGIYSRHTPDRVIEGLGIADIDAEGRFLQLDFGRLSVVSLYLPSGSSSEERLQIKFGFMARFLPHMAALFESGQEVVVCGDWNIAHREIDLKNWKSNQKNSGFLPEERAWLSRLFDEQGWIDVYRRLYPDATDECYTWWSNRGQAWAKNVGWRLDYQIATPEIASTATAAAVYKAQRFSDHAPLTIDYDWKV
- a CDS encoding YqjK family protein, with protein sequence MNPRLVEIALRKQRLQLRAEAQRDDMVHRLRGIDATLDRLDAAREHLAWAKEKAPLLSIGVLTVLALKPRLTLRLARRAWVGWLLLRQARGRPLAALLPVAAPVLGRLLGALSRAISQRAARG